The Vanessa atalanta chromosome 7, ilVanAtal1.2, whole genome shotgun sequence genomic interval CATGCACGAGCTGAATTGGCAAATAACTCAAATATGCTATGATAATTCGCTCATTCACAAAGCGATAGCCGCATAAGCGTTTTTATTGCTACTAAGCTGATGGTTAacacattggcactgtaaaaaaatCCGCTCCATTAtcgaaattttacataatatcgaaagtataattatagattagaagatataaaagtatttttgattaCGCGAAGATTTGTTTTTCAAAACCTCCTTCGTTTGCCACCTTGCGAATTAGCCCCGAGTGCCCCTAGTGTTAATCCAGCCCTGCATATTGTCCCTATTTTACAAATTTGACGATGCGCCAAGAGAAGTAACGATATCATAGACATCCTAGTAAGTTTTGTAGCATAAAAGTCCTCggtgaattttaattatagttattggAATCAGGAAGTAACTACACGAGTAAATTAATAGTccgttaaaaataacataaagcaTACAATTTGCATAACAGTCGAGATAATCGACCCGTGTCGGACGAAACAAGTTACattattggtaaaaaataaaaatcaaatgattTCATTGGTCATTccaatataaattagttaaatatctGTTTTGTGATGTATGATATAAAGGTATAAATGTTAAGAATGCTTGTATGCATATATAGGACATTAAGGACTAagtcgtatatttttatatttattttactgaggTAGGTGACCCCCATACGATGATATGGGTAATCCGATAAATCTGATGAGATAGACCATAGACAATAGCAGTCACAGAGATATAAAGCACTCTatacatcaaattaaatcaaatcaattttattctgtGACTGACTGTGAAGTCTCACAATGAagtgtttttgaatcgtcgatatttaaatactaccaccgtttcggagaGCAGCCTCCAgcaagaagaaacggcaagaaactcgcatagttgctcttttcaaataaataggtttataatgctgtttttttacaatatggaTGTGAGGAAACCCGAGCAAAAATCAAGGCgctttttctaaaaagtattatttttattaataataagatttatttattattttagtcttaataaactttttaaatttagtaaatggtaaattgattatatttgccggtatcttattataccaTTCGCCTAAAGACCATCATCAATGGCATCCCAGATATGATGTCCTTTGTACCTATAATAATAGCTCACTCACATTTTGAACCGTACAGTACatagtacacacacacacacacatacactccACACCGCATTACCTTAACCTCCGTATCCTTTGTTCTGGAATAGGTAGGTCCTACAAATTGATATTTCTAAACAACTAAcacgttataataattaaagaactaGAACATCAACCTTAATGGTCTATCGGGTCAGACCCTAATATCCTCATAACCTTGTTTAAGGGCGATGtagtgtataattattttaaaaaggcatCAAATGCCTTCGATACCATCGATGGATCTTCAGTTCATTAACCCCGCGGTAGTCGATGGCCTTTGACACACATCCTTGTAGCTTGTAAGTTTACCCCACATCCGTCAATGGACAAACATGAAGTTGAATGACCTCTGGAAAATCGTGCTGTATTGTAGACTTTTTATTGAATCTTCATCGTCGTACTGCACTACATCGTAATGCGTTATTAGTGATTTGAATTTTTCGTatgttttaattagaaataagaaGTACATCTTTATGgatatgatattatatgaaaaaaattaaacactatttttttgttgttgtattgctaatattatataattataaacatctatttacaaatatctattttaaaattttaaaattgatgtttgtcgaatataaataagcatagaaaattatactaatatccattttttaaattaataaaaatacttcgaTTATAATCCtggtaaatagaaaatattcctCGATTGAAAAAGGTTAAAACGTTAAGTGCCCCTTGAAGTATTAACATTCAAAAAACTAGGTCAGTAATATGAATAACGATAAAAATCTGTGGTTGTGAAATGACCTtctgtagaaaaatatatattaattgacaaaaatattcatagctCACCAAAAGGCGTTTTCATAAAGTTCAATTTCGTTTGACACCTTGCAAGAAGTGTGACCTTATTACACGCACAAGTATGGCCGGCAGGAGTTTCCGCTGTTACCATGGCAACGTGAACAAAACAGACTTGCCAAAAGATTTTTACAATATGACCGGCCAACAGAAAATGACATAATTACAGACAAATTATGTTTTCGTGACATTTTATACAAGCATACCTATGTACATTTCAAAAGGGCTGAAATTTTTCAAACGAACCATGAATTTTGGTTTTGGCGATTCGCTGATTCCCAATGTCGGCGGATTACGACAATTTTTTGAACATGATCCATTTTTtgggtatgtatgtatttgttggAAATATTGCGAAGGATATACGTTATAGTTGAATATCACGGAGATATTTACTTAGCTATTTATAGCGTCaaatttgcattatttttaattcctaaTACTGTttcagatattaaatatattcctcAAGTTTGGTTGATAATGTAGCATGacatataattagttttaagatTTGTAATACAAAGACTCTAGGGCAAATAGTCTTGATAGCACATCACCCAAAATGATTGATCATTCCTACTTCAACTATAGGATTTTAAACATTCTCTATTAACATTGCCTTTCGAAACAACATATGGTAACTATATACAAGATATTGTATAaggtttgtcggtagaataactgatgagtaaATATAACGGATACGttgtaataaaaacacataatCGTGTCTTACAAGCACAAATCATCATCTACTTAGTTACTTGTAACTTGGTCTCATCTAGCCCACTTCTAACTCCAAGCATATTTTGCTTTTTATGTATTAAGAgttatcgaaataaaaacatactcataaaaagttttatatattattatttattaaatttacatatttttctttgacAGTCCATCTTCTGGTTTCCATCAAATGGCCAGGATGATGGATCGCATGATGTCAGAGAGTCTTCAGCCGTTTGGTTTCGCAAAAATGACTGCACGACGCGAGGGTGACAAGAAAAGTGAGGGTCCACCAAGAGATGGTCTCAGGACTGATAAAAGTGATAGTAGGAGGGAGAGAGCGAAAAATCCCAACACCCATCTCGGTAATGGCACAAGACATCCTCCTACACAAggtaaaatgatattttatactttatatcaaAAGAGTAAATTACTAGAACCAAAATTGCTGTAATTATAGGTTATTTGTGATTTGTGATACTGAAAGTAGCACATAAAACTTTCTATTCTACACAACTCTTTAAccttatttcatttgaaaatattttttgttaatggaTTGTCGTTTTCTTTTAGTTGTTCGACCGACGCCAATAAATTCATTCCAAGAACAATCGACTGAACCATCTAAACCGACGGATCCAACGACGGAAAAATGGGCAGGCACTTTAAGGAAAAGAGATCCAGACATCCAACCGACTTTACCATCTATTGTATCCCGTAAATCTTCTTCTACAAACTCTTCAGTAAGCAGTGGAAGGAAGACGCGCTCAGTCGATCGGATTCCTAGAACTCGCCGACAGCTAGCTCCTATAAAGCCAGTAGTCCGAAAAACTGATATACCTTCAGAGGGAGATGTAACCATGCTAGAAAAagatgaaaaaatattcaacactGCCGGTTATGAAGTACATTTAGTGGAAACTTTGGAGAGAGATATATTGCAGAAAAATCCTGACGTTCGCTGGAGAGACGTGATTGGTTTGGACGACGCGAAGTCTGTATTGCAAGAAGCCATGGTACTGCCGCTCGTAATGCCTGATTATTTCAAGGTGAAAGAACTTATTGGATTAAGAataggtttattataaaaaaggggttataaacatttttttattaaaaattaaaaaatatatatattttaatgaaacgggtttatttcaaaattaaaatacttagtaCGGTGTAAGATATTTTTCATAGGGCTTTGACTTGAAGAATTCACGAAGAGCAGCTattgatttttgtattttttttaaacagtctTTGGACATTTGTCAAAGGTATTTTCTGATTGAAATTTCCGGACGAAAAAATTGGCTCTCggtagttaatttatattttttctgttcACGTgtggttttatgtaaatttctaTGTGTTACCTTACTTGGAGAGGTATGAATGTAATAGGTACATTAATATTTGGctacattatatattactttaccaGTTcaagtttttaagttttaattaacaaatttataaataaatcttagaaAATGTTAATGATTAAGTTTCGGCTGCATACGTAATAAAAGTGAAAAGAACAATTGACTGACCAAATTCGTTGGTCTAGCCTAGTTTTAAGTGGCGATTCGCGTGAGCGACTACATGGATCTAAGTATTCACGCTGCACGCTTAATTATTTCTACAAAGCGAACGTCTAAGAAATGAAATGGCGGaaagactattaaaaaaatcatcgaagtttattttaatttgattgtatttttttgttacttttattttatttataaaaatcttgtaaTTTATAGGATTTGAGATCTCCTTTCAAACGTTTTACAACTCCATCCATCCGTTATTATTGatgatatactattattaatagaataactaagtttacaattaatatttctctATATCTCAGGGCATTCGTCGACCATGGAAAGGGGTGCTATTGACCGGTCCTCCGGGTACGGGCAAGACGCTTCTTGCAAGGGCAGTAGCGACCGAATGTCGGACCACATTCTTCAATGTCTCGTCAGCGACTCTAACTTCAAAGTACCGCGGGGATTCAGAGAAACTTGTCAGACTTCTATTCGATATGGTAcagattcataatttataaagaaatcagTCCACCAATTGACTTTTGAATAATTACTATTGATTACTTAGTCTtattcaataacatttttactatatatagatatatactaaCTGATTAGTAATTTAAAGTCCCCTGGTATAGACCTCAATCAAACTGGcgtactattaaatattaaatgtacaatttaaTCAAAGAAAATACGATTTGGAcggataattttattactttttatttccaaGTACACATTACCGATATTCATTATGCATATATGCACCACAGTGCACTTATACTGCATACAGTTAGTACATATGTAGGTGAATTCAATGAAAAACATAAACAGTGACCTCGTGTCACATTTGTAATTCGCAGGCGGCCTTCTACGCACCGAGTACAATATTCCTGGACGAGGTCGATTCATTATGCGCGGTCCGAGGTGCTGATTCGGAACACGAAGCCTCGAGGCGTTTCAAAGCGGAATTGCTCATTCAAATGGATGGTCTGGCTGCAGCATTGTTAGTAATTATGTCACTTTTTTATGTGACTGACTGACACTCAAAATGTTATTGAGAGATACCGTCAATAACGCTATTtctgcatttatatttttacaattgctttaaaaatcgtttttattggaaaaaaatacagataactataaaaaagccgagatggtctagtggttagaacgcttaatcttaaccgatgatttcgggttcaaaaccaggcaagcaccactgaattttcatttgcttaatttgtgtttataattcatctcgtgctcggcggtgaaggaaaacatcgtgaggaaacctgcatgtgtctaatttcaacgaaattctgccacatgtgtattccaccaactcgcattggagcagcgtggtggaatatgattcaaaccttctcctcaaagggagaggaggccttagcccagcagtggtgaaatttataggctgttagtgtaatgttaatgtatgtaataaaaaaatgtttcttgcCTTTAACATATtcggataataatatttattattaactaacacTATAGCAATCAAGATAAGGTGATTATGGTGCTGGCTGCAACCAACCACCCGTGGGATATCGATGAGGCGTTCAGGAGACGATTTGAAAAACGAATTTACGTGGGACTGCCTGACGGTAACTAAATAACCatgatcttataaaataatcaaaatatataaacaagagATACGCAAAAGGTGGTATGACGTGTACCTGGGCAggtatcatattattaattaatatttttatttatttacaattatattatttaatgttgtcttagattttcgcgattattacacattgaaataaaactagtttttaacggatttaatcgcgtatattaattattttaacatcccgacgtttcgagcactttgcagtgttcgtggtcacgtgcccgtgaccacgaaatgtcacgaaacgtcgggatgttaaaataattaatatacgcgattaaatccgttaaaaactagttttatttcaattatattattactaattatctttatttacaacaaGCATAACGAAAATTTAATAGCACAGAATTCGAATTCAGACCATCTAGACATAGAAATTCAATTTTATGCTAAGATATTCACGAACTCGCATATTACTTGTAATATAGGATATCTCACCTatgtattaaacaatattaacaataacacttaatcgttttatttatatttcagagGCAACGAGGGTGAAACTACTAAGGCTATGCTTACGAGAAGTGGTGTTGGGAGACGACGTCGATTTTGTAGAATTAGCGACAAAGTTAGAAGGTTACAGTGGCTCggatataaataatctttgcaGGTAAGTAATTATATGACTTATCCatcatctataaaaaataaaaaaataccttaaatatatatatatttttatcggaatctaaaaaacattaattaggGACGCGGCGATGATGACAATGCGTCGTAAAATAGCTGGAAAAAGTCCTGACCAGATACGACGTTTGAAGCGTTCCGAATTGGATGCTCCAGTCTCCAAAGAGGATATTAGTGCTGCCATAGAGAAGACGCGTCGCACCGTCACGCAAGCTGATGTAGCGCGTTACACCACCTGGATACAAAAGCACGGCTGCTCCTAGCGTAGGGCTAAAGCGCTTAAAGCGCTGCTTCGGTGCCTAAAGAATTAGTAGGTGCGaagtgataaaattttataacagtgAATTGACTATTTAGcacttgaaaatatataaatactattattaactttataagcCTTTactgacgttttatttttttgttaaataaatttgttgtttatgttttatggAGTGTTTCGAGGATATTAAAGCAGTTTCGCTAGATTTAAGAGTTGCAAtggtgtattttatttgtattgaatatacTGTTTCCACTTAAGTTGGCAATACAGAAATACATCAAAAATTACAACATGTATCAATTTTTATTGACAATgtgctagtgtaactacaggccaaggttggtggcgtattggcgacgtaagaaaatgttattatatttcttaaagagctaatgtctatgggcggtggagattatcatcatattataaaaaaagtaaaggatttTGTCACCAATTCTAAGGACAACACAAAAGATGCCAACTATCTAATATTGTTCAAAGGTTGTAAATTGTaggttattatttgatattacaattttcaatttcaaccAATACATACTAAAATTGGTTACAATTAGATATACTATTAAAGCGGTTTTCAGAATAGTATTCTATCCCTGTTACACAAATTGAACGTGTCCTTGGAACGATAGAgacaaaacatttacaata includes:
- the LOC125065124 gene encoding katanin p60 ATPase-containing subunit A1 isoform X2, with translation MYISKGLKFFKRTMNFGFGDSLIPNVGGLRQFFEHDPFFGPSSGFHQMARMMDRMMSESLQPFGFAKMTARREGDKKSEGPPRDGLRTDKSDSRRERAKNPNTHLGNGTRHPPTQVVRPTPINSFQEQSTEPSKPTDPTTEKWAGTLRKRDPDIQPTLPSIVSRKSSSTNSSVSSGRKTRSVDRIPRTRRQLAPIKPVVRKTDIPSEGDVTMLEKDEKIFNTAGYEVHLVETLERDILQKNPDVRWRDVIGLDDAKSVLQEAMVLPLVMPDYFKGIRRPWKGVLLTGPPGTGKTLLARAVATECRTTFFNVSSATLTSKYRGDSEKLVRLLFDMAAFYAPSTIFLDEVDSLCAVRGADSEHEASRRFKAELLIQMDGLAAAFNQDKVIMVLAATNHPWDIDEAFRRRFEKRIYVGLPDEATRVKLLRLCLREVVLGDDVDFVELATKLEGYSGSDINNLCRDAAMMTMRRKIAGKSPDQIRRLKRSELDAPVSKEDISAAIEKTRRTVTQADVARYTTWIQKHGCS
- the LOC125065124 gene encoding katanin p60 ATPase-containing subunit A1 isoform X1 produces the protein MSNDMKSASMDLNGSRSWCRRDNDVKIEFGFGVPLGAMSAHPVFHSAWDIGCPSSGFHQMARMMDRMMSESLQPFGFAKMTARREGDKKSEGPPRDGLRTDKSDSRRERAKNPNTHLGNGTRHPPTQVVRPTPINSFQEQSTEPSKPTDPTTEKWAGTLRKRDPDIQPTLPSIVSRKSSSTNSSVSSGRKTRSVDRIPRTRRQLAPIKPVVRKTDIPSEGDVTMLEKDEKIFNTAGYEVHLVETLERDILQKNPDVRWRDVIGLDDAKSVLQEAMVLPLVMPDYFKGIRRPWKGVLLTGPPGTGKTLLARAVATECRTTFFNVSSATLTSKYRGDSEKLVRLLFDMAAFYAPSTIFLDEVDSLCAVRGADSEHEASRRFKAELLIQMDGLAAAFNQDKVIMVLAATNHPWDIDEAFRRRFEKRIYVGLPDEATRVKLLRLCLREVVLGDDVDFVELATKLEGYSGSDINNLCRDAAMMTMRRKIAGKSPDQIRRLKRSELDAPVSKEDISAAIEKTRRTVTQADVARYTTWIQKHGCS